From one candidate division WOR-3 bacterium genomic stretch:
- a CDS encoding sulfide/dihydroorotate dehydrogenase-like FAD/NAD-binding protein, with the protein MYPIIDKTVLAENTICQFIVKAPDIANKVKPGQFVIVKASDEGERIPLTVADKDIKDGTITLIFQVIGKTTAILRNLHVGENIKDVVGPLGKPTHLDNFGTVVCVGGGTGIAILHHLTKALYEMGNEVISIIGARTKSLIIMEREMELISHELIVCTDDGSYGVRGFVTDILKETIQKRGDVKQILAIGPTPMMRACVETAKNPYIPVLVSLNPIMLDGTGMCGVCRCTVDGKTKFACVDGPDFDGHKVDFEELEKRLKMYLIQERESLLYSIK; encoded by the coding sequence ATGTATCCGATTATCGATAAAACAGTTTTGGCAGAAAACACTATCTGCCAATTTATTGTCAAAGCACCCGACATTGCAAATAAAGTCAAACCCGGTCAATTTGTCATAGTCAAAGCTTCTGATGAAGGCGAAAGAATACCTTTGACAGTCGCAGATAAAGACATCAAAGACGGAACAATAACGCTGATATTTCAGGTTATAGGAAAAACAACCGCTATATTGAGGAACCTCCACGTTGGTGAAAACATCAAGGATGTTGTCGGCCCCTTGGGCAAACCTACCCATCTTGATAATTTCGGCACAGTAGTCTGTGTCGGCGGGGGCACCGGTATCGCAATTCTTCACCATTTGACAAAAGCCCTATACGAAATGGGCAACGAAGTAATCTCCATAATAGGCGCAAGAACCAAATCTCTCATTATAATGGAAAGAGAGATGGAGTTGATCTCCCACGAATTGATTGTCTGCACAGACGACGGTTCATACGGAGTCAGAGGTTTTGTAACGGATATCTTAAAGGAGACAATACAAAAAAGAGGCGACGTAAAACAAATTTTAGCAATAGGGCCGACTCCTATGATGCGCGCCTGCGTTGAAACCGCAAAAAATCCATATATACCCGTTCTGGTTTCTCTGAATCCGATAATGTTAGACGGAACAGGAATGTGCGGGGTATGCAGGTGTACCGTTGACGGAAAAACGAAATTTGCATGCGTTGACGGACCGGATTTCGACGGGCACAAGGTGGATTTTGAGGAACTTGAGAAAAGATTAAAAATGTACCTCATCCAAGAGAGAGAATCTCTGCTTTATTCAATCAAATAG
- the gltA gene encoding NADPH-dependent glutamate synthase — MPEQDPYIRVKNFNEVPLGLRMEQAILEAYRCMQCQRPTCIEGCPVNIDIKEFIGCIRDSDMIGAIRKIKETNSLPAICGRVCPQEIQCESKCILGRSEEPVAIGNLERFVADYERAIGVHIPKKCLKSEKKVAVIGSGPSGLTMASEMIKCGHEVIVYEALHELGGVLVYGIPEFRLPKEIVRQEIDYLKKIGVIFKTNHVIGKIFTINELFDDLGFNAVYIATGAGLPKFMNIPGENAPGVFSANEYLTRMNLMKAYMFPSYDTPNPRGRRAVVVGGGNVAMDCARTALRSPGTENVTLIYRRSREEMPARNEEIIHAEHEGIDFHLLTNPISINQDKRGNVSGVTCVKMVLGEPDDSGRRKPIPLEGSEYDIGCDMVVIAIGTGPNEILFQGTENLKRNKRGYIEVDPETGRTSIEGVWAGGDIVTGSATVILAMGAAKKAASDINSYLKSN; from the coding sequence ATGCCCGAACAGGATCCATACATAAGAGTTAAAAACTTCAACGAGGTCCCTCTCGGTCTTAGAATGGAGCAGGCTATACTTGAAGCTTATCGCTGCATGCAGTGTCAAAGGCCCACTTGCATCGAAGGTTGTCCTGTCAATATTGATATCAAAGAATTTATCGGATGTATTCGAGACAGCGATATGATTGGGGCAATCAGAAAAATCAAGGAGACTAACTCTCTACCCGCTATCTGCGGAAGAGTTTGCCCTCAAGAAATCCAATGTGAATCAAAATGCATACTCGGAAGAAGCGAAGAGCCAGTAGCCATTGGTAATCTTGAAAGGTTTGTAGCAGATTACGAAAGAGCCATCGGCGTACATATACCTAAAAAATGTCTGAAATCAGAAAAAAAAGTGGCTGTAATCGGTTCAGGACCATCCGGCCTGACAATGGCTTCGGAAATGATTAAATGCGGGCATGAAGTGATCGTCTACGAAGCGCTGCATGAGCTCGGAGGCGTGTTGGTATACGGAATACCTGAATTCAGACTCCCTAAAGAAATTGTCCGTCAGGAAATTGACTATCTAAAAAAAATCGGGGTAATTTTCAAGACCAACCATGTAATAGGTAAAATATTCACAATAAACGAATTGTTTGATGACCTTGGTTTTAACGCCGTCTATATCGCAACTGGCGCCGGACTCCCGAAATTTATGAACATACCTGGTGAAAATGCCCCTGGTGTTTTCTCCGCAAATGAATACCTCACGAGGATGAACCTGATGAAAGCATATATGTTTCCGTCTTATGACACCCCAAACCCCAGAGGGAGAAGGGCAGTTGTCGTAGGTGGCGGTAACGTAGCCATGGACTGCGCAAGAACAGCATTGAGATCGCCCGGAACAGAAAATGTCACACTTATTTACAGACGATCAAGAGAGGAAATGCCTGCTAGAAACGAGGAGATTATACACGCGGAACACGAAGGAATTGATTTTCATCTTCTCACCAATCCAATTTCCATAAATCAGGACAAAAGAGGGAATGTAAGCGGAGTCACCTGCGTAAAAATGGTGCTTGGAGAACCGGACGATTCCGGCAGAAGAAAACCGATTCCCCTGGAAGGATCCGAATACGATATTGGATGCGACATGGTCGTTATTGCCATTGGCACCGGTCCTAATGAAATTCTGTTTCAGGGCACAGAAAACCTGAAAAGAAACAAGAGAGGTTATATTGAAGTCGACCCGGAAACAGGCAGGACTTCCATCGAAGGAGTATGGGCAGGCGGTGACATTGTAACAGGCTCGGCCACTGTTATTCTTGCCATGGGTGCGGCAAAAAAAGCGGCTTCAGACATAAATTCATACCTAAAATCCAACTGA
- the selB gene encoding selenocysteine-specific translation elongation factor, producing MKHFILGTAGHIDHGKTLLVKALTGIDCDTHDEEKKRGITIHLGFAHLDFPSGEVVGIVDMPGHKDFIHTMVSGASGIDIALLAISADSGIMPQTREHLWIMQALGIEKGLVAMTKVDAVDSETAEIAEEDIKSFIKGTFLEKSPIIRVSSVTGQGIEELRREIFELVKISEPRTGEGIFRMYPDRIFSIPGFGSVLTGSVVEGKVKKEEKVFLIPGKGREFRIRRMERHGKETDEIFTGDRASVNLVGLEREDFVRGTLISNRLLEQTRMIDSRITLFKDVKKLPVWSNVIFLLGTNELQARVHLISADVLKPGESADVQLQLSKSVVTRYGDRFIVRSTSDDCTLGGGYVTDSHPLHHRRRTEKVRKKTARIAEGGFSAAIYEEIGKKGGVVRLSNISRSMNVHENQILMEVEKTKKISVFTHKNDFILAERDEEISVRKKIPAIIRSFIEKNPLLNRGPTSDEIKNSAFAKKGQVYGEFILKLLDDLRKNGIVGKKGENWSMVGETEEMDQKQVEWVGIVGKFLEDAGLKIPRYGELAQHAAKFKMGEKDLNLVLNYLVSKKKAYRIEGEYISTKTVEEAKKALTKEISHSDRGLTVAQFRDLIGGNRKICLLLFALFDAEGLTVRKGDLRFVIRKS from the coding sequence TTGAAACACTTCATTCTTGGAACGGCAGGGCATATAGACCACGGAAAAACACTGCTCGTGAAAGCTCTCACGGGAATAGATTGTGATACCCATGATGAAGAGAAAAAAAGGGGAATAACAATCCATCTGGGATTTGCGCATCTGGATTTTCCTTCGGGAGAAGTTGTCGGAATCGTCGACATGCCGGGGCACAAAGATTTCATACACACCATGGTTTCGGGCGCGAGCGGAATAGACATAGCCCTTTTGGCGATTTCAGCTGACAGTGGAATTATGCCCCAGACAAGAGAACACCTTTGGATAATGCAAGCGCTCGGAATAGAAAAGGGTCTTGTGGCGATGACCAAGGTGGACGCAGTAGATTCCGAGACAGCTGAAATAGCGGAAGAGGACATAAAATCTTTCATCAAGGGAACTTTTCTCGAAAAAAGCCCGATAATCAGAGTTTCTTCGGTGACAGGCCAAGGTATTGAAGAACTCAGAAGGGAAATATTCGAGCTGGTAAAAATATCTGAACCCAGAACCGGTGAAGGCATTTTCAGAATGTATCCAGACAGAATTTTCAGCATTCCGGGTTTCGGGAGTGTCCTGACTGGGTCGGTAGTCGAAGGAAAGGTCAAAAAGGAAGAGAAAGTTTTTCTCATCCCCGGAAAAGGTCGGGAATTCAGGATAAGGCGGATGGAAAGGCACGGAAAAGAGACGGATGAAATTTTTACGGGAGACAGGGCGTCGGTTAATCTCGTAGGCCTAGAAAGAGAGGATTTCGTCAGGGGTACGCTGATTTCAAACAGGCTTCTTGAACAGACAAGAATGATTGATTCCAGGATAACATTGTTCAAAGATGTCAAAAAATTGCCAGTGTGGTCGAATGTGATATTTCTTCTCGGAACAAACGAACTTCAGGCAAGAGTACACCTTATTTCCGCTGATGTCTTGAAACCGGGCGAATCAGCTGATGTTCAGTTGCAATTGTCTAAATCCGTAGTAACGAGATATGGAGATAGATTTATTGTAAGAAGCACGTCTGACGATTGCACGCTCGGAGGAGGGTACGTTACGGATTCTCATCCCCTGCACCACAGGAGAAGGACCGAAAAGGTAAGAAAAAAAACTGCGAGAATTGCCGAGGGCGGTTTTTCGGCGGCAATATATGAAGAAATCGGTAAAAAAGGGGGGGTTGTCCGCCTTTCTAATATATCAAGGTCTATGAACGTACACGAAAACCAGATTCTGATGGAAGTTGAAAAAACAAAAAAAATATCGGTTTTCACGCACAAAAATGATTTTATACTCGCAGAGAGAGATGAAGAAATCTCCGTCAGAAAAAAGATACCCGCAATTATTAGAAGTTTTATTGAAAAAAATCCTCTTTTAAACAGAGGCCCGACTTCTGACGAGATTAAAAACTCCGCTTTTGCGAAAAAAGGCCAGGTTTACGGTGAATTTATATTGAAACTGCTTGATGATTTGAGAAAAAACGGGATCGTCGGTAAAAAGGGAGAAAACTGGAGCATGGTCGGGGAAACTGAAGAAATGGATCAAAAACAGGTCGAATGGGTAGGGATAGTCGGAAAATTTCTTGAAGATGCCGGTTTAAAAATACCGCGCTACGGAGAATTGGCTCAGCATGCTGCAAAGTTCAAAATGGGGGAAAAAGATCTTAATCTCGTCCTCAACTACCTGGTCAGCAAGAAAAAAGCCTACAGGATTGAAGGAGAATACATCTCCACGAAAACGGTTGAAGAAGCAAAAAAAGCTTTAACAAAAGAGATTTCGCACTCCGATAGAGGTTTGACCGTTGCTCAGTTCAGAGATCTAATAGGAGGAAACAGGAAAATTTGCCTACTTCTTTTTGCCCTTTTTGACGCCGAAGGATTAACTGTCCGAAAAGGAGACCTCCGTTTTGTCATACGAAAAAGTTAA
- the selA gene encoding L-seryl-tRNA(Sec) selenium transferase, whose amino-acid sequence MNIREISALEKEYGREAVLYSVRYALDEIKRMGQTDEVADIEKRVQYLSKGKIQSIFHSGLKEVINATGIIIHTNLGRAPLGEDIVREISKAISGYCDLEFDLDKGRRGNRTKCVEETLKYLTGADGVAVVNNNAAGLMLTLSVFAKRKEVVVSRGELVEIGGSFRIPEILKASGAKMVEVGTTNRTRLSDYEKAINSKTAMILKVHKSNYVIKGFTEEAPLEKIVELARKFDLRVLYDLGSGCADSQINDVFSKEPDIKRAVASGADFVAFSADKLFGGPQAGVVCGDKEEIAKLKKAPMMRALRVGKMTLSALGTVAVRHAEKSGNFTDIPVVEMSSTKSGELLEKAEKLSGLMQKKGVDSRVEKSRGKAGGGSLTDTEIESYCVAIRLEGKKRKENLERMFFSLMRNSKPIVSVLRKGELVFDVLTLKERDFEYIADSISEVYFKSENTRKS is encoded by the coding sequence TTGAACATCCGGGAAATTTCTGCTCTCGAAAAAGAATACGGAAGAGAAGCAGTGTTGTATTCTGTGAGGTATGCCCTCGACGAAATAAAAAGAATGGGACAAACAGATGAAGTTGCCGATATCGAAAAAAGAGTCCAATACCTTTCGAAAGGTAAAATACAATCGATATTCCATTCAGGTCTCAAGGAAGTCATAAATGCCACAGGAATAATTATTCACACAAATCTGGGGAGGGCTCCTTTAGGAGAAGATATAGTCCGCGAGATTTCAAAAGCGATTTCAGGATATTGCGATTTGGAATTCGACCTGGATAAGGGGAGAAGAGGAAATCGGACGAAATGTGTGGAGGAGACTCTTAAATATCTCACGGGCGCCGACGGCGTTGCAGTGGTAAATAACAACGCGGCTGGTCTGATGCTGACGTTGAGCGTTTTTGCAAAAAGAAAGGAAGTTGTGGTGTCGCGTGGAGAGCTCGTTGAAATTGGCGGCTCTTTCCGCATTCCGGAAATTCTAAAAGCATCGGGTGCGAAAATGGTCGAAGTCGGCACTACAAACAGGACAAGGCTTTCAGATTACGAAAAGGCAATAAATTCAAAAACTGCTATGATTCTCAAAGTTCACAAGTCGAATTACGTTATTAAAGGTTTCACGGAAGAAGCGCCTCTTGAAAAAATTGTTGAGCTGGCAAGGAAATTTGATTTGCGGGTTCTCTACGATTTGGGTTCCGGTTGCGCTGACAGTCAGATCAACGATGTTTTCTCAAAAGAACCGGACATAAAAAGAGCCGTTGCTTCAGGAGCGGATTTTGTCGCTTTCAGCGCCGATAAATTGTTCGGAGGCCCTCAGGCGGGTGTCGTTTGCGGCGATAAGGAAGAAATTGCAAAATTGAAAAAAGCTCCTATGATGAGAGCTCTTAGAGTCGGTAAAATGACCCTTTCAGCCCTTGGAACCGTCGCTGTAAGGCACGCTGAAAAATCGGGAAATTTTACAGACATACCTGTAGTAGAAATGTCTTCAACGAAGTCTGGCGAGCTGCTGGAAAAAGCGGAAAAGCTCTCTGGGTTGATGCAAAAGAAGGGAGTTGACTCAAGGGTTGAAAAAAGTCGGGGCAAGGCAGGAGGAGGTTCCCTGACAGACACTGAAATTGAGAGCTACTGTGTTGCGATAAGATTGGAAGGAAAAAAGAGAAAAGAGAATCTCGAGAGAATGTTTTTTAGCCTTATGAGAAATTCAAAACCCATAGTTTCTGTCCTCAGAAAAGGCGAACTCGTCTTCGATGTTTTGACTCTGAAAGAAAGAGACTTTGAATACATAGCTGATTCGATAAGCGAAGTTTATTTCAAATCGGAAAACACGAGAAAATCTTGA